A part of Salmo trutta chromosome 15, fSalTru1.1, whole genome shotgun sequence genomic DNA contains:
- the LOC115148833 gene encoding microfibrillar-associated protein 3-like, translating to MPHTQAHRYTLITKCACMVITLLFASGHAEEITKDGTQNRSLVSIHHLASLPTLRDIVVKEGASTLIECNVTGKPDDIQWYNSKGHVLDPEEGGGKWLIQDKGVLNITTVSFEDRGRYTCIASSSAGTSNYTITLRVAYIHSGLGLYYVIVCLIAFTITMILNVTRLCMVSSHLKKTEKAINEFFRTEGAEKLQKAYEIAKRIPIITSAKTMEWAKVTQLKTMEFARHMEELARSVPLPQTILSCRAFVEEIMETVHTSVGATSLQKAIEPANPEGKGKTCEVQMSAEQQGPAAHRREDGDGVDGTIENSLDIEVSVHPMSKCEDEKWAEGDEVSVPMLGPCSSGSVAYESHI from the exons ATGCCacatacacaagcacacagatacacactgatTACAAAGTGTGCGTGCATGGTCATCACACTACTCTTTGCCTCTGGACATGCAGAAGAGATCACTAAAGATGGAACACAGAACCGTTCTCTGGTATCCATCCACCACCTTGCCAGTTTACCTACTCTCCGGGATATCGTAGTGAAAGAGGGAGCCAGCACTCTAATTGAGTGCAATGTCACTGGAAAGCCAGATGACATTCAGTGGTACAATTCCAAAGGGCACGTTCTGGATCCGGAAGAGGGAG GTGGGAAATGGCTGATTCAGGACAAGGGCGTTTTAAATATCACAACGGTCAGTTTTGAAGACCGAGGCCGGTACACCTGCATAGCCTCCAGCTCGGCAGGGACCTCCAACTACACCATCACCTTACGGGTGGCCTACATCCACAGCGGCCTGGGCCTGTACTACGTCATCGTGTGTCTCATCGCCTTCACCATCACCATGATCCTCAATGTCACGCGCCTCTGCATGGTCAGCAGTCACCTGAAGAAGACGGAGAAGGCCATCAACGAGTTCTTCCGCACCGAGGGAGCTGAGAAGCTCCAGAAGGCCTACGAGATAGCCAAGCGCATCCCCATCATCACCTCAGCCAAGACCATGGAGTGGGCCAAGGTCACCCAGCTCAAGACCATGGAGTTTGCCCGCCACATGGAGGAGCTGGCCCGCAGTGTGCCACTTCCCCAGACCATCCTCAGTTGCAGGGCCTTTGTGGAGGAGATTATGGAGACGGTGCACACCTCGGTGGGGGCGACAAGCCTCCAGAAAGCTATAGAGCCAGCCAACCCAGAGGGGAAAGGTAAAACCTGTGAGGTCCAGATGTCAGCGGAGCAGCAGGGCCCAGCAGCACATCGCAGAGAGGAtggtgatggtgttgatggtaCCATTGAAAACAGCCTGGACATTGAGGTGTCTGTCCACCCTATGTCCAAGTGTGAGGATGAGAAGTGGGCTGAAGGGGATGAGGTGTCTGTACCCATGCTGGGGCCATGCTCCAGTGGGAGTGTGGCTTATGAAAGTCACATTTAG